From the Streptomyces nodosus genome, the window GGTCGGCGAGTTGCTGGGCCTCGGTCATGTCGTGGGTGGTGAGCAGCATCGTCGTGCCGAGGTTGTCGCGCAGGCCGCGGATGAGGTCGTGGAAATCCCGGCGGGCCTCGGGGTCGAAGCCGGTGGTCGGTTCGTCGAGGAAGAGCAGTTCCGGGCGGCCCACGATGCCCAGGGCGACGTCGAGGCGTCGCCGCTGGCCGCCGGAGAGGGTGCTCACCTGCTGGGCGGACTGTCCCGTGAGGCCGACCAGGCCGAGCAGCTCGGACGGTTCGAAGGAGTGCGCGTAGTAGCGGGCGAAGTGGCCCAGCAGATCACCGACCCGCCAGCGGCCGTGATCGCGGTTGGCCTGGAGGACGATGCCGAGGCGGGCGCGCCAGGCGGTGTCCTCGTGTGCGGGGTCCTGGCCCAGCACCTCGACGTCGCCGGCGGAGCGGCTGCGGTAGCCCTCGAGGATCTCGATCGTGGTGCTCTTGCCCGCGCCGTTGGGGCCAAGCAGTGCGAACAGCTCGCCCCTGCGGACCTCCAGGTCGAGTCCGTTCAGCACATCGCGGGTGCCGTAGCGCATCCG encodes:
- a CDS encoding ABC transporter ATP-binding protein, translated to MRYGTRDVLNGLDLEVRRGELFALLGPNGAGKSTTIEILEGYRSRSAGDVEVLGQDPAHEDTAWRARLGIVLQANRDHGRWRVGDLLGHFARYYAHSFEPSELLGLVGLTGQSAQQVSTLSGGQRRRLDVALGIVGRPELLFLDEPTTGFDPEARRDFHDLIRGLRDNLGTTMLLTTHDMTEAQQLADRIGILQHGRITACGTLAELAAVARARSEVAWTDAHGVPQRRLTADPSDVVWELHQQLQGPIPDLEVRRPTLEDTYLRMVAEGDEDAVGTTKEGGAEAETAAPRHEEAAA